From the Chlorogloeopsis sp. ULAP01 genome, the window CTGTATTTTTGAGAGCAATCCACACCCGTTCATCTTCAAATAGGCGCGTGAAGTTGCGAAAACCAATGAATTCGTATTCAATACCGCCGAGAAGCTGCACTTTATGGAGAGAAAGGAAAACAGCCCAAATAATTGGTAAGACTACAAAAGTTCCTAAAACTAGAATCGCAGGCAACATGAACAAATACCCAGGCAAGTCTTCTTTTATCTTCCACCTGGCTTTTTGCTGTTGCCTTCTTAGCTGATACACAATCGTACACCTCCGCCTCATCCCATACCATTTGCTGTAGGGATGGATCTTGCATGATTATCTATGGTAATTGGTTGCTCTAATGAGAAACATCCATTGCCGTGGAAGAAGCGCGTTTTGGAACAAACAGCATCTGGTGAAGTGAACCTCCCCTTCTGCAAAATTTGGGAGAAAGGGGTTAATTACTTAATTACTCCATCGCCTTTATCAACTTATTCGCTTCTTGCTGCGCTCGCTGCATCGCCTGCTGTAGTGGTTGCTGCCCCAACAAAGCGCTGACAAACTGGTTATCAAAGCTGTTCATAATTGCTGCCGGATATTTACCTGCTTGCCACGGCATCGCATAGTCAACTCCTGCTAAAAATGGCGATCGCAACGGATCTTTGTCATAGCCTAATTTCTGTCCTATTGATTTGCGTGTGGGCAAAGCAAAGCCTGTTCCTGTCCACTTTTCCATGCCTTCTTTACCCGTAAGATAGGAAATTAACTGCCAAGCTTCGCTTTTGTGCTGTGATTGTTTGTTCATCACGTAGGCAACCGTAAAAACCATTGTGCCTTTTTTATTATTAATAGATGGTACTTCTGCGGTAGCAAACTCTAACTGGGGAAAAGTTTCTTTGAGGAATGGAATAGCCCAGTTACCCTCAATCACCATTGCCACTTTGCCTTGACCGAACATTTCACTACCTGAGTTAGTTCCAACGTCAGATTTTTGAGCAGAAGAACGTTCTTTTTGATACTGCTCTACTACTAATTGCAATCCTTTCAAACCAGCTGCAGAGGCAAAGGTTGCATAACCATTTTCGTCTACTAGTTGCCCACCAAAAGCTCCTATTTTGTAAGCTTGACGCGCTAACTCCGGAATTACTCCATAACCGTATTGGTCAATTCTACCGTCTTGATTTTTGTCTGTTGTCAATTGCTTGGAGTAGGTACGCAACTCATCCCAAGTTTTAGGGGGACTAGTCAAACCTACGGCGGTAAATGCTTTTTTGTTATAAAACAGTGTTAATGTGGAATAGTCTTTGGGTAAACCATAAATCTGGTGATCGTACTTAAAGCTATTAATTAAATTTTCTTCAAAGTCAGATAAGTCAAAATCGGAAGTAATATAAGCATCTAATGGTTCTAGGACATTCTGACTCATGAGGAAAGGAGCCTCAAGAGCATCCAAATAGAAGACATCAGGTGCGGCTTCGCCAACTAAGCGGGTTTTAATTACATCCATGTATTGGTCAGAGATAACCTCATACCTTACCTTGATACCTGGATGCTGTGCCTCAAAGTCTTTTAATACTTGTTTTAATAGTTTTTGCTCTATAGGATCTGAACCCCAACCACTCAGTTTGACGGTGACTGGGGCTGGTTTAGTGGCAGCTCTATGAGTTTGTATCTGCTGACAACTGATTGCCAACAGAGCAATCGCTACTGCCAGGAGTAAAAAGTTAAAAAAATTCTTTTTCATTACCGCAGAATGAAGACTTTTTCACCAAGTAATGGTTTGTTCTAGCTCTAGAATGATTTTTACAATAATTAAATTTTTATATAGAAATGCAAGGTAAAATAACGAAAAATTGCAAAATTATTCACATTCATAAGCGGAGAATATGTGTTCACAAACAACTTGATAGATGCTAAGTTTTACACCCATAGACCTAGCAAAACTATATAAATAAAAAACTTTTTCAGGCTAGTAGTTCGTATGTGGTAATAGACAGCCTTCTGGTTCCGTAAAATTCATTGCTAATTGCTGTTCTATTTTGTCCACAGGTAATTTTACAAACAATTTTGAATTACGCCCACCTGCTGAGTTCATGACTTCTGTTCAAGTTGAAACCGCTTCTCCTTTTGTG encodes:
- a CDS encoding ABC transporter substrate-binding protein, whose protein sequence is MKKNFFNFLLLAVAIALLAISCQQIQTHRAATKPAPVTVKLSGWGSDPIEQKLLKQVLKDFEAQHPGIKVRYEVISDQYMDVIKTRLVGEAAPDVFYLDALEAPFLMSQNVLEPLDAYITSDFDLSDFEENLINSFKYDHQIYGLPKDYSTLTLFYNKKAFTAVGLTSPPKTWDELRTYSKQLTTDKNQDGRIDQYGYGVIPELARQAYKIGAFGGQLVDENGYATFASAAGLKGLQLVVEQYQKERSSAQKSDVGTNSGSEMFGQGKVAMVIEGNWAIPFLKETFPQLEFATAEVPSINNKKGTMVFTVAYVMNKQSQHKSEAWQLISYLTGKEGMEKWTGTGFALPTRKSIGQKLGYDKDPLRSPFLAGVDYAMPWQAGKYPAAIMNSFDNQFVSALLGQQPLQQAMQRAQQEANKLIKAME